From Dermochelys coriacea isolate rDerCor1 chromosome 8, rDerCor1.pri.v4, whole genome shotgun sequence, the proteins below share one genomic window:
- the CTBS gene encoding di-N-acetylchitobiase: MRRLWRAGACVSRGCPVLLLALLRLGWSGGACPCPDPALCRPSAGAREFEVFVFDVGRKSWKFYDWSQITTVATFGKYDPELLCYAHSKGARVVLKGDVPVKEIIDSANRTAWITQQVDLAKKQYMDGINIDIEQEVHEMSPEYYALTALVKETTDAFHREIPGSQVTFDVAWSPACIDKRCYNYSGIADACDFLFVMSYDEQSQVWTKCIARANAPYSQTLEGYDDYVNMSIEPKKLVMGVPWYGYDYRCLDLSKDHVCSLPNIPFRGAPCSDAAGRQVTYGTIMKQVNSSISGSLWDEEQKAPYYEYKDSLGHFHQVWYDNPQSISLKAMFAKKRGLRGIGMWNGNCLDYSRSPVAEQQTEAMWRALRP; this comes from the exons ATGAGGCGGCTGTGGCGGGCCGGCGCGTGCGTGTCCCGCGGCTGCCCTGTTCTCCTTCTCGCGCTCCTGCGGCTGGGCTGGAGCGGCGGCGCGTGCCCCTGCCCCGACCCCGCGCTCTGTCGCCCCAGCGCCGGCGCCCGGGAGTTCGAG GTCTTTGTGTTTGATGTTGGAAGAAAATCTTGGAAGTTCTATGATTGGTCACAGATTACAACTGTGGCAACTTTTGGAAAGTATGACCCTGAGCTATTGTGTTATGCTCATTCTAAAGGAGCCAGGGTAGTTCTAAAAG GAGATGTACCTGTGAAGGAAATTATTGACTCTGCTAACAGAACAGCCTGGATAACACAACAGGTGGACCTGGCCAAAAAGCAGTATATGGATGGAATTAATATAGACATAGAGCAAGAAGTTCATGAGATGTCACCTGAATACTATGCATTAACAGCTCTGGTTAAAGAAACTACTGATGCTTTTCATAGAGAAATTCCAGGATCACAG GTCACCTTTGATGTGGCTTGGTCTCCAGCATGCATAGACAAAAGATGCTACAACTACAGTGGGATTGCAGATGCCTGTGATTTCTTGTTCGTAATGTCTTATGATGAGCAGAGTCAGGTCTGGACAAAATGTATTGCAAGAGCCAATGCTCCCTACAGTCAGACCTTAGAAG gaTATGATGACTACGTTAACATGAGCATTGAGCCAAAGAAGCTTGTGATGGGTGTTCCCTGGTATGGCTATGATTATAGATGTCTGGATTTGTCTAAG GATCATGTTTGTTCCCTCCCAAATATTCCTTTCCGAGGGGCTCCATGCAGTGATGCTGCAGGGCGTCAGGTCACCTATGGAACAATAATGAAGCAGGTGAATAGTTCTATTTCTGGGAGCCTGTGGGATGAGGAGCAGAAGGCTCCATATTATGAATATAAG GACTCTCTTGGTCATTTTCATCAAGTATGGTACGATAATCCGCAGAGCATTTCCCTGAAGGCAATGTTTGCAAAGAAACGTGGTTTAAGGGGTATTGGcatgtggaatggaaattgtctTGACTACTCCAGAAGTCCTGTAGCAGAGCAGCAGACTGAAGCAATGTGGCGAGCCTTGAGACCATAG
- the SPATA1 gene encoding LOW QUALITY PROTEIN: spermatogenesis-associated protein 1 (The sequence of the model RefSeq protein was modified relative to this genomic sequence to represent the inferred CDS: deleted 1 base in 1 codon) — MSFSQTRPPTSELVELHVFYVPEEVWNFTLNTVSAALTSKFISAGFIRVPRHVTLRALREQLGDFLGEDAVADKFIFLKHIGKKASSGEGKTRNRTETQVICSPTCTSSRIIFASWSGPLRNCLFIINNSRYTALNVESHRSPHGPSTLNLPKKKPEKSPTFLEGPLKHTLRQNQEDSNSLGWSETEKEMIPVLHIKPEQSLNNRTQEKKIPYRRKDQIESNGSLHIPSGLNPTKWESGKNPTSLESAQKNHLSQDQKESNTLSWSQKDKGTLSGHHVKQSIEQAKNNETQENHIPPGRKEEISIVMGENVENRCNLKAIRMGRNTTGDSEIPESLEDGDKEYLHSKKRPQQSGIRESVADIGIKQDDKTDKNNVNHLEYSSQYISPPPPPALSINRAQVPIFQTEKSKMVEQLKQMKAERRHMERTREELVKKVKSLLEQNKLRRYHARDAWKKKYFETKKATTSLEDILNKLRQDLELYYQKLLLQLEARDIRKQPNNLTHIANAKNTTIIQITTVQHEIDQLKRKLDNTKMKLIIEIKMRKQAASDLRALRAELAQKKIQSSLILQSETPIF; from the exons TTGGTAGAGCTTCATGTTTTTTATGTCCCAGAAGAAGTGTGGAACTTCACATTAAATACAGTTTCTGCAGCTCTTACTAGCAAATTCATTTCAGCTGGATTTATAAG GGTGCCTCGTCATGTCACATTGAGAGCACTGCGGGAGCAGCTTGGAGACTTCCTGGGTGAAGATGCTGTTGCAGATAAGTTTATATTTCTGAAACATATAGGGAAAAAAGCTAGCAGTG GTGAAGGCAAAACAAGAAACAGAACTGAAACTCAAGTTATTTGCTCCCCCACAT GCACTTCATCCCGAATTATATTTGCTTCCTGGAGTGGACCACTTAGAAATTGCTTATTCATCATCAACAACTCCAGATACACAGCACTT AATGTAGAATCCCATAGGTCTCCCCATGGACCAAGTACTTTAAATCTTCCAAAGAAAAAGCCTGAAAAAAGTCCAACATTTCTAGAAGGTCCACTGAAACATACTCTCAGGCAGAATCAGGAAGATTCTAATTCTTTAGGATGGagtgaaacagaaaaagaaatgattCCAGTTTTGCACATAAAACCTGAACAAAGCCTGAACAACAGGACTCAGGAAAAAAAGATTCCATATAGAAGGAAAG ACCAAATTGAATCCAATGGATCTCTCCACATACCAAGTGGTTTAAATCCCACAAAGTGGGAATCTGGAAAAAATCCTACATCTTTGGAAAGTGCTCAGaaaaatcatctcagccaggatCAGAAAGAATCTAATACACTTAGCTGGAGCCAGAAAGACAAAGGGACACTTTCAGGTCATCATGTAAAACAGAGCATTGAACAAGCCAAGAACAATGAGACTCAGGAAAATCACATTCCCCCTGGAAGAAAAG AAGAAATCTCTATAGTGATGggtgaaaatgtggaaaacagaTGCAATCTAAAAGCTATCAGGATGGGAAGAAACACTACAGGGGATTCCGAAATTCCAGAATCATTGGAAGATGGAGACAAGGAATATTTGCACAGTAAGAAAAG GCCTCAGCAGTCTGGAATTAGAGAATCTGTGGCTGATATTGGTATCAAACAGGATGATA AGACAGATAAGAATAACGTAAATCATCTTGAGTATTCAAGTCAAtacatttctcctcctcctccaccggCTCTTTCTATAAACAGAGCTCAAGTTCCCATATTTCAGACAGAGA AAAGCAAGATGGTTGAACAACTGAAACAAATGAAGGCAGAAAGAAGGCACATGGAAAGAACTAGAgaggaactggttaaaaaagTCAAAAGTTTGCTTGAACAAAATAAGCTGAGGAGATATCATG CCCGTGATGCATGGAAAAAGAAATACTTTGAAACTAAGAAAGCTACCACTTCATTGGAGGACATTTTAAATAAACTGCGACAAGATTTAGAGCTTTACTACCAAAAGTTACTGTTGCAGCTGGAAGCCAGAGATATCAGGAAACAACCAAACAATTTAACACACATTGCAAACGCCAAG AACACCACAATCATCCAGATTACAACAGTGCAGCACGAAATTGATCAACTGAAGAGAAAGCTGGATAATACAAAAATGAAACTCATAATAGAAATTAAG ATGAGAAAGCAGGCAGCCTCTGATTTACGAGCATTGAGAGCAGAGCTGGCACAGAAGAAAATTCAGTCATCTTTAATACTCCAGTCTGAAACACCAATATTTTAG